From Domibacillus sp. DTU_2020_1001157_1_SI_ALB_TIR_016, a single genomic window includes:
- a CDS encoding branched-chain amino acid aminotransferase yields the protein MTQELTVQLADTKREKPDQSNLGFGRFFTDHMFMMDYTEGRGWHDARIVPYQPITLDPSAMVFHYGQTVFEGMKAYLTDEGKVFLFRPEKNMERLNRSNERLCIPQIDGDFVIDGLKKLIEVDQEWIPTTEGTSLYVRPFIVATEPFLGVAPSKNYIFMIIMSPVGSYYKEGIAPVKILVENEFVRAVKGGTGEAKTGGNYASSLKAQEAATGKEYSQVLWLDGVEKKYIEEVGSMNVFLKIDGEVVTPALNGSILHGVTRDSVIQLLKHWNVPVSERRISIDEVAQAYRDGKLEEAFGTGTAAVISPIGEFLWGEEKMVLNGGQTGELSKRIYDTITGIQKGKIKDEFGWVTEVPVSK from the coding sequence ATGACACAAGAATTAACCGTACAATTAGCTGACACAAAAAGAGAAAAACCGGATCAATCCAACCTTGGATTCGGCCGTTTTTTTACCGACCATATGTTTATGATGGATTATACGGAAGGCAGAGGATGGCATGATGCGCGCATCGTTCCATATCAGCCGATTACCCTTGACCCGTCGGCTATGGTGTTCCATTATGGACAAACGGTATTCGAAGGAATGAAGGCGTATTTGACGGATGAAGGAAAAGTCTTTTTATTCCGCCCGGAGAAAAACATGGAACGCTTAAACCGCTCCAATGAACGCCTTTGCATTCCGCAAATCGATGGTGACTTTGTGATTGACGGGTTAAAAAAGCTGATTGAGGTAGACCAGGAATGGATTCCGACAACGGAAGGTACATCTTTATATGTTCGTCCATTTATTGTGGCCACAGAACCGTTTTTAGGTGTTGCTCCATCGAAAAACTATATTTTCATGATTATCATGTCGCCGGTTGGCTCGTATTACAAAGAAGGAATTGCGCCGGTTAAAATTCTCGTGGAAAATGAATTTGTCCGCGCGGTAAAGGGCGGAACAGGTGAAGCGAAAACAGGCGGAAACTATGCATCCAGCTTAAAAGCGCAGGAAGCAGCAACCGGAAAAGAATACTCACAAGTGCTCTGGCTTGATGGTGTAGAGAAAAAATACATCGAAGAAGTGGGCAGCATGAACGTATTCTTGAAAATTGACGGGGAAGTGGTGACACCTGCGCTAAACGGCAGCATTTTGCACGGGGTAACTCGCGACTCAGTCATTCAGCTTTTAAAACACTGGAATGTCCCGGTTTCAGAACGACGTATCTCAATCGATGAAGTCGCACAGGCTTACCGTGATGGGAAATTGGAAGAAGCCTTTGGAACAGGCACCGCTGCTGTTATTTCTCCAATTGGTGAATTTTTATGGGGAGAAGAAAAAATGGTGCTGAACGGCGGCCAGACAGGTGAATTGTCAAAACGTATTTACGATACAATTACAGGCATTCAAAAAGGCAAGATCAAAGACGAGTTTGGATGGGTAACGGAAGTTCCCGTTTCAAAATAA
- a CDS encoding CoA pyrophosphatase, which produces MNIKKLRALFGERIPDILGGENLVKFSVLLPLIQKNGELHVLFEVRSLFMRRQPGEICFPGGKIDQSDESPAHAAIRETQEELGIPAEHIEILFPLDYMISPFGTVIYSYAGLIDVSRMQLNEAEVGEIFTVPLSFLLQTEPELHYVALKPEPEENFPYHLIAQGENYDWQTKRMEEYFYLYEDRIIWGLTARILKHFLDILRSHPHMLDK; this is translated from the coding sequence ATGAATATAAAGAAACTAAGAGCCTTGTTCGGAGAAAGAATTCCGGATATATTGGGCGGAGAAAATCTAGTCAAGTTTTCGGTCTTGCTGCCGCTTATTCAAAAAAACGGCGAACTGCATGTGCTTTTTGAAGTCCGTTCCCTTTTTATGCGGCGGCAGCCAGGTGAAATTTGCTTTCCAGGCGGCAAAATCGATCAAAGTGATGAAAGCCCCGCTCATGCAGCCATTCGTGAAACCCAGGAAGAGCTGGGAATTCCGGCAGAACATATAGAAATCCTGTTTCCTCTTGATTACATGATTTCGCCATTTGGGACAGTCATTTACAGTTATGCCGGCCTCATTGACGTATCTCGTATGCAGCTGAACGAAGCGGAGGTCGGTGAAATATTTACTGTACCGCTTTCCTTTTTGCTGCAAACGGAGCCGGAGCTTCATTATGTGGCACTTAAGCCGGAGCCTGAGGAAAATTTTCCCTATCATTTAATTGCACAGGGAGAGAACTATGACTGGCAGACGAAAAGAATGGAAGAATATTTTTATCTTTACGAGGACCGGATTATATGGGGGCTGACCGCACGAATTTTAAAGCATTTCCTTGATATCTTGCGTTCTCACCCACATATGCTTGACAAATAG
- the proB gene encoding glutamate 5-kinase, which translates to MKKQRIVVKIGSSSLTDDSGNIMEEKIADHTSAIAAMKQAGHEVIVVSSGAVAAGFRALGYPARPKVMAARQASAAVGQSLLIQRYIAHLSPKGITTAQMLLTKGDFYSKGRFQNFYTSMSELLSRGAVPIINENDSISIEELTYGDNDMLSALVSGFLQADGLVILTDIDGLYDSNPKTNPNAKRFNFVPSITEEMLQAAGGSGSSVGTGGMKSKLLAADKAQSLGVSVFIGNGTGERKLLDIIEGKGAGTYIGSPMQPHMQRKKQWLALHAKPAGTVTVDAGAEKAVLKGGKSLLPVGILAVEGLFDALDVVDIRSQSGELLGRGQVFYSSVDLEKVKGLPGPEAKAYSINERAEVIHRDNWVTLKNES; encoded by the coding sequence ATGAAAAAGCAACGTATTGTCGTAAAAATTGGCAGCAGTTCTTTAACAGATGACAGCGGGAACATTATGGAAGAAAAAATCGCAGATCACACATCTGCGATTGCGGCGATGAAGCAAGCAGGACACGAAGTCATTGTTGTGTCCTCTGGTGCTGTAGCAGCTGGCTTTCGGGCGCTTGGCTACCCCGCGCGGCCGAAAGTAATGGCCGCACGCCAGGCCTCGGCGGCTGTCGGACAAAGCTTATTGATTCAGCGGTATATTGCCCACTTGTCGCCAAAAGGCATTACAACCGCCCAGATGCTGCTTACAAAAGGCGATTTTTATTCAAAAGGACGGTTTCAAAATTTCTACACGTCGATGAGTGAACTGTTAAGCCGCGGGGCTGTGCCGATCATCAACGAAAACGACTCTATTTCGATTGAGGAGTTAACGTACGGAGACAATGATATGCTTTCGGCACTTGTCAGCGGCTTCCTGCAGGCGGACGGCCTGGTGATTTTAACGGATATTGATGGCTTATATGACAGCAATCCGAAAACAAATCCAAATGCAAAACGGTTTAACTTTGTTCCGTCTATTACGGAAGAAATGCTTCAGGCAGCGGGCGGAAGCGGCTCGTCTGTCGGTACCGGCGGCATGAAATCAAAATTGCTCGCTGCAGACAAAGCCCAGTCTCTTGGCGTTTCTGTTTTTATTGGCAACGGAACCGGCGAACGAAAGCTGCTTGATATTATTGAAGGAAAAGGGGCCGGCACCTATATCGGCTCACCAATGCAGCCGCATATGCAGCGAAAAAAACAGTGGCTCGCTCTTCATGCCAAGCCGGCCGGAACGGTTACGGTAGATGCAGGAGCCGAAAAAGCAGTGTTAAAAGGCGGCAAAAGTCTTCTTCCTGTCGGCATTCTGGCTGTAGAAGGCTTGTTTGACGCATTGGATGTAGTAGATATACGCAGCCAAAGCGGTGAATTACTCGGCCGCGGCCAGGTCTTTTACTCATCGGTTGATTTAGAAAAAGTAAAAGGCCTGCCCGGTCCTGAAGCAAAAGCCTATTCCATTAACGAACGGGCTGAGGTGATCCACCGCGATAACTGGGTAACATTAAAAAATGAGAGCTAG
- a CDS encoding glutamate-5-semialdehyde dehydrogenase, whose amino-acid sequence MSELLQKAALLKEASFDMAMKSTAEKDEALLLIADALIEQTPYILAANEQDMAAGREAGFTDSLLDRLQLTEERLTAIAEAVRQLTKLNDPIGETVESWTTEHGLEIQTVRVPLGVVGMVYEARPNVTVDAATLCLKAGNAVLLRGSTSALESNKALVSVMKKALEQSALSADAIQLLEDTSRSTAAQMFKLNEYLDVLIPRGGAGLIQSVIEQATVPVLETGVGNCHIFIDESAQKNMAIDIALNAKTHRPSVCNAAESLLVHRNWPYQRELFAALQGAGVEVRGDDNLTHSYEYIKEASEEDWGQEYLAMTLSAKLVDSTKEAVSHINRYGTKHSEAIVTDNEESADLFFRGIDAAVLYRNASTRFTDGEQFGYGAEIGISTQKLHARGPMGLTAITTVKSLVRGSGQIRQ is encoded by the coding sequence ATGAGTGAACTATTACAAAAAGCAGCACTGTTGAAAGAAGCATCTTTTGATATGGCAATGAAATCAACAGCCGAAAAAGACGAGGCACTTCTGCTGATTGCGGATGCTTTAATTGAACAGACCCCTTACATTTTAGCGGCAAATGAGCAGGATATGGCTGCTGGACGCGAAGCCGGCTTTACCGATTCTCTGCTGGATCGGCTTCAGCTGACGGAAGAGCGTTTAACTGCTATTGCTGAAGCGGTGCGCCAGCTGACGAAGCTAAATGACCCAATTGGTGAAACAGTCGAATCGTGGACGACTGAGCATGGCCTTGAGATCCAAACAGTCCGAGTGCCGCTCGGCGTGGTCGGCATGGTATATGAAGCACGTCCAAATGTAACGGTTGACGCAGCTACTCTTTGCTTAAAAGCAGGCAATGCCGTTCTGCTCCGCGGCAGCACTTCTGCACTCGAATCCAATAAAGCGCTCGTTTCAGTGATGAAAAAAGCGCTCGAGCAGTCTGCTCTTTCCGCAGATGCGATTCAGCTTTTAGAAGATACAAGCCGCTCCACTGCAGCTCAAATGTTTAAGCTGAATGAATATCTAGATGTATTAATCCCGCGGGGCGGCGCCGGCCTCATTCAATCGGTGATTGAACAGGCAACCGTTCCTGTTCTTGAGACAGGGGTTGGCAACTGCCACATTTTCATTGATGAGTCGGCTCAGAAGAACATGGCTATCGATATCGCGTTAAATGCGAAAACACACCGTCCTTCTGTTTGTAACGCAGCGGAAAGTCTGCTTGTTCATCGAAACTGGCCTTATCAGCGCGAATTGTTTGCGGCTCTTCAGGGAGCCGGCGTAGAAGTGCGGGGCGATGATAACCTGACCCATTCCTATGAGTATATAAAAGAAGCATCCGAAGAAGATTGGGGCCAGGAATACTTGGCTATGACACTGTCCGCAAAGCTCGTTGACAGTACAAAAGAAGCGGTGTCCCATATTAACCGTTACGGCACAAAGCATTCAGAAGCGATTGTGACGGACAATGAAGAAAGTGCGGATTTATTTTTCCGTGGAATCGATGCAGCGGTTTTATACCGAAATGCGTCTACCCGTTTTACGGACGGAGAACAATTCGGTTATGGAGCGGAGATTGGCATCAGCACCCAAAAACTGCACGCGCGTGGTCCGATGGGGCTGACGGCCATTACAACCGTAAAATCCCTTGTTCGCGGATCCGGGCAAATACGTCAATAA
- the yfkAB gene encoding radical SAM/CxCxxxxC motif protein YfkAB: protein MKKTISPAFDPWESYMDIDQSGSARLSNIEFTTTTLCNMRCEHCAVGYTLQTKDPEALPLSLLLSRLEEIPHLRAISITGGEPMLSKKSVEQYVKPLLKYAHERGIYTQMNSNLTIDAERYEAIAPFLDVLHISHNWGTVDDFVEAGFANMERKPSYSQREKLFDRMIENSRILSEANVMVSAETMLNKRTLPHLEHIHKQIVGEMKCARHEVHPMYPSDFASALESLTLDETRSAIHHLLDVRDPDVWMLFGTLPFFACSSDERDRELLTRLHQEPLVTVRNDPDGRSRLNVNIFSGDVIVTDFADAPSLGNIADNSLQSSFETWNRSALANEIACHCSSVRCLGPNLLVKKAYYPDTDFTTQTAWTERKEVQQ from the coding sequence ATGAAAAAAACCATTTCACCCGCGTTTGATCCGTGGGAAAGCTATATGGATATTGACCAGTCCGGCTCTGCCCGGCTGTCTAATATTGAGTTTACAACGACGACACTCTGCAATATGCGCTGCGAGCATTGTGCAGTCGGCTATACGCTTCAAACAAAGGATCCTGAGGCTCTGCCTCTTTCGCTGCTGCTGTCACGCCTGGAGGAAATTCCACATTTGCGCGCGATCAGCATCACAGGAGGCGAACCGATGCTTTCCAAAAAATCAGTTGAACAGTATGTAAAACCATTGCTCAAATATGCCCACGAGCGCGGTATTTATACCCAAATGAATTCTAATTTGACGATTGATGCCGAGCGTTACGAAGCGATTGCGCCTTTTCTTGATGTTCTGCATATTTCCCATAACTGGGGCACTGTAGACGATTTTGTGGAAGCCGGGTTTGCCAATATGGAGCGCAAACCTTCCTATAGCCAGCGGGAAAAGCTATTTGACCGAATGATCGAAAACAGCCGGATTTTATCCGAGGCAAATGTGATGGTATCGGCCGAGACTATGCTGAATAAACGGACTCTTCCCCATCTTGAACACATTCATAAACAAATTGTCGGGGAAATGAAATGTGCCCGACATGAGGTTCATCCGATGTATCCAAGTGATTTTGCCAGCGCGCTTGAATCTTTGACGCTTGACGAAACCCGCAGTGCGATCCATCACTTGCTTGATGTTCGTGACCCGGATGTATGGATGCTGTTTGGAACACTTCCGTTTTTTGCGTGCAGTTCGGATGAGCGCGATCGTGAACTTCTGACCCGCCTGCACCAGGAACCGCTGGTGACCGTGCGCAATGATCCAGATGGACGCTCACGATTAAATGTGAATATTTTTTCCGGCGATGTGATCGTAACCGATTTTGCAGATGCACCGTCGCTTGGCAATATTGCAGACAACTCTCTTCAATCTTCTTTTGAAACGTGGAATCGTTCTGCATTGGCAAATGAAATTGCCTGCCATTGCTCGTCCGTCCGGTGTTTAGGCCCGAATTTACTTGTTAAAAAAGCTTATTATCCGGATACAGATTTTACAACACAAACAGCTTGGACAGAAAGAAAGGAAGTACAGCAATGA
- the msrA gene encoding peptide-methionine (S)-S-oxide reductase MsrA — protein sequence MKKEKAIFAGGCFWCMVKPFDQWDGVESVISGYTGGHTENPTYEEVKAGGTGHKEAVEIIYDADIISYEQILEVYWQQIDPTDDEGQFQDRGESYRAVIFYLSPEQQKAAEDSKRKLAESGMFKKPVVTPILPAGPFYPAEDYHQNFYQTHEEEYKADRAQSGRDEFLNEHWTDHETKH from the coding sequence ATGAAAAAAGAAAAAGCGATTTTTGCTGGTGGGTGTTTTTGGTGCATGGTCAAGCCATTTGACCAATGGGACGGTGTTGAATCCGTTATTTCCGGTTACACAGGCGGGCACACGGAAAACCCAACGTATGAGGAAGTAAAAGCCGGCGGCACCGGCCATAAAGAAGCAGTTGAAATCATCTACGATGCCGATATTATTTCATATGAGCAAATCCTTGAGGTATACTGGCAGCAAATCGATCCAACCGATGACGAAGGACAGTTCCAGGACCGGGGTGAATCTTACCGGGCCGTTATCTTTTATTTGTCTCCTGAGCAGCAAAAAGCGGCCGAGGATTCTAAACGAAAACTGGCAGAGAGCGGTATGTTTAAAAAGCCGGTTGTGACGCCTATTTTACCGGCTGGTCCGTTTTATCCGGCAGAAGACTACCATCAGAATTTTTATCAAACACACGAGGAAGAATATAAAGCGGACCGGGCACAGTCCGGCCGCGATGAATTTTTAAATGAGCATTGGACAGATCATGAAACGAAGCATTAA